The Neodiprion fabricii isolate iyNeoFabr1 chromosome 4, iyNeoFabr1.1, whole genome shotgun sequence genome window below encodes:
- the LOC124179654 gene encoding paired amphipathic helix protein Sin3b isoform X2, whose amino-acid sequence MKRTRGVDEVASAAAAAALKHSSGGAGGGGIGGGGGLEVGENIDYRPNSGLAIGIGPGQPIRPITSKEMPGSIQFGAVQAQQQYPVAVVMPTPAPSSVKVHSGSTTPPTPTAPGSSLSGGAQQFQRLKVEDALHYLDQVKYKFNNQPQVYNDFLDIMKEFKSQSIDTPGVIKRVSNLFKGHPQLIVGFNTFLPPGYKIEVQADEQGYAFQVSVSMPSPTATHTPTLSHHCTGNVGSPPIASPPTQPAKAPSVLQIMQGSGSIHHAIGNNIPNNSLTVHAPSSPPVQSYNNSHISTAQAQAAVSQALSQAQDGTPNSGQTQQSQPVEFNHAINYVNKIKNRFQGQPEKYKRFLEILHTYQKEQRNLKESGHMVSGGGAAVGGGSGKHLTEAEVYSQVAKLFENQEDLLAEFGQFLPDATNQQSALSAMFQSNKGGAVNDHSAIVKKPLGLKALYNSSGNIPREHRESGSLSGVERDNRDHRERDRERGVGARDLNSGQKFGHSTGQLKRSPSFSTSGTTGNSHHTQHGQPPSKKHKMATLRDVTFADAGKYGSLNDYAFFDKVRKALRSQEVYENFLRCLVLFNQEIVSKTELIQLVTPFLGRFPELLRWFKDFLGHSPDSSTSMSTTTGGLNVETLPNNVVRSHQDRPQGDLAMEIDYSTCKRLGASYCALPKSYVQPKCTGRTQLCKEVLNDTWVSFPTWSEDSTFVTSRKTQYEEFIYRCEDERFELDGVIETNAATIRVLEGVHKKMSRMSSEEIQKFRLDDCLGGCSPTIHQRALRRIYGDKAADIIDGLKKNPVVAVPVVLRRLKSKEEEWREAQKGFNKIWREQNEKYYLKSLDHQCINFKQNDVKALRSKSLFNEIETLYDERHEQADDSNAEAQGGGGPHMVLAYKDKSVLDDAANLLIHHVKRQTAIHKEDKQQIKLLLKHFIPDLFFHPRQELSDDERDEDDEKEDIDSPACSSSHISSLTITSGGLHGSRNKAVASPNFSSAHVKSDPDLKPPSHALSADPEEAYTLFMGSNNWYLFLRLHQILCERLTKMYERAVALAEEESRYKQQRKESTAVALRLKPKNEIEIEDYYPAFLDMVKNVLDGNMESTAYEDTLREMFGIHAYIAFTLDKVVTYALQHLVSDPTCQQCMELFQREQRQPKESSGAGGLCATAYLRLGAETAYQRKAERAMTDENCFKIHIYKKDCKITMELLDTESEDTTEGGCRDRESERERQREGISSAEKWSTYVERYPAPLGQTSPKDIPTSVDNDAAANHPVSSDQAGRGGRGRKRKNADINKKMDETGWSSFDRLLVGRKPVFLYRNVREWRKRASRMARLPSLNTVHSDKTPEITATDKTVETSSGLLERPAPLRMTEPSDTGDIINTDSTQCRFNPNSYRMLYVASKEAFLYKPNSFTRARQCHPAVTKHLNSKFHQWLARWATQNVADTQHRLCQDWLMGRYENLIPHRTRVVTDNDQSRSPYRQYNRYRIERLKSDSSTEQCA is encoded by the exons ATGAAACGTACTCGTGGGGTGGACGAGGTAGCatcggcagcagcagcagcagcgttGAAACATTCATCGGGAGGTGCAGGAGGAGGTGGCATAGGTGGTGGGGGCGGGTTAGAAGTCGGAGAGAACATAGACTACCGTCCTAACAGTGGTTTGGCCATTGGAATTGGGCCTGGTCAGCCAATTAGGCCGATAACTTCCAAGGAGATGCCAGGCAGCATCCAGTTTGGCGCCGTTCAGGCGCAACAGCAATACCCAGTAGCCGTAGTAATGCCTACTCCTGCCCCTTCCAGTGTAAAG GTGCATTCTGGTAGCACAACACCGCCTACGCCCACGGCTCCAGGGAGCAGCTTGAGCGGAGGGGCGCAACAGTTCCAAAGATTGAAGGTTGAAGATGCTCTGCATTACCTCGATCAAGTCAAATACAAGTTCAACAATCAACCGCAG GTGTACAATGACTTCTTGGATATCATGAAAGAGTTCAAGTCTCAGAGCATAGACACACCAGGTGTTATTAAGAGAGTCAGCAACCTTTTCAAGGGACATCCCCAGCTCATAGTTGGCTTCAATACGTTTTTACCACCTGGTTATAAAATAGAAGTACAAGCCGACGAACAGGGATACGCTTTCCAAGTATCGGTTAGTATGCCTAGTCCGACTGCTACGCATACCCCAACATTATCTCATCACTGCACAGGCAATGTTGGTTCACCACCCATTGCCAGTCCGCCTACTCAGCCGGCCAAGGCTCCATCCGTCCTTCAAATCATGCAAGG ATCTGGCAGCATACACCACGCCATTGGAAATAACATTCCAAACAATAGCTTAACCGTTCATGCTCCGTCATCACCGCCGGTCCAATCGTACAACAATTCGCACATAAGCACGGCTCAAGCCCAAGCTGCTGTCAGTCAAGCTTTGAGCCAGGCACAAGATGGTACACCGAATAGTGGTCAGACGCAGCAAAGTCAACCTGTGGAATTCAATCATGCCATCAATTACGTGAACAAGATTAAG AATCGATTCCAAGGTCAGCCTGAAAAGTATAAGCGATTTTTGGAGATTTTGCATACCTATCAAAAGGAACAACGCAACTTAAAAGAATCCGGTCATATGGTAAGTGGAGGAGGAGCAGCTGTCGGAGGAGGAAGTGGGAAACATTTAACAGAGGCAGAGGTCTACAGTCAAGTCGctaaactttttgaaaatcaagaaGATCTCCTCGCTGAGTTTGGACAATTTTTGCCTGATGCTACGAACCAACAAAGTGCCCTG TCTGCTATGTTCCAGAGTAACAAAGGTGGGGCGGTTAACGATCATTCGGCGATCGTTAAAAAACCCCTAGGATTGAAAGCGTTGTACAACAGTTCAGGGAACATACCTAGAGAACACAGAGAAAGCGGAAGCTTAAGCGGAGTAGAACGAGACAACAGAGATCATAGAGAGAGGGACCGGGAGAGAGGGGTGGGAGCCAGGGATTTGAATAGCGGTCAGAAGTTTGGTCATAGCACCGGTCAGCTGAAAAGAAGTCCGTCCTTTTCAACATCGGGAACCACTGGCAATTCGCATCACACTCAACACGGTCAGCCACCATCAAAAAAGCACAAAATGGCTACGCTGAGAGATGTGACATTCGCCGATGCTGGAAAATATGGAAGCCTTAACGATTATGCCTTTTTCGATAAA GTGCGGAAGGCCCTAAGATCGCAAGAAGTCTATGAGAATTTCTTACGCTGTTTGGTTCTGTTCAATCAAGAAATCGTGTCCAAGACAGAACTCATACAATTGGTAACACCGTTCTTGGGCAGATTCCCAGAACTATTGCGATGGTTTAAAGATTTCTTGGGTCACTCTCCGGACTCCTCAACTTCTATGTCCACTACAACCGGTGGTTTGAACGTCGAAACGCTTCCTAACAATGTCGTCAGAAGTCACCAAGACCGTCCCCAAGGAGATTTGGCTATGGAAATAGATTACTCCACTTGCAAACGGCTCGGCGCATCCTATTGTGCGTTACCTAAATCGTACGTTCAGCCTAAATGCACCGGTAGGACGCAATTGTGTAAAGAGGTGTTGAACGATACGTGGGTATCTTTCCCAACATGGTCTGAAGACAGTACCTTTGTTACTTCAAG AAAAACTCAGTATGAAGAGTTCATATACCGCTGTGAGGACGAACGGTTTGAACTGGACGGTGTTATAGAAACAAACGCAGCGACGATTCGAGTCCTGGAAGGTGTGCACAAGAAAATGAGTAGGATGAGCTCGGAGGAGATACAAAAGTTCAGATTAGATGATTGTCTGGGAGGCTGTTCGCCGACAATACACCAGAGAGCTCTGAGGAGGATATACGGTGACAAGGCTGCGGACATTATTGAcgggttgaagaaaaatcctgTTGTTGCGGTGCCGGTCGTCCTTAGGAGGCTTAAAAGCAAGGAGGAGGAATGGAGAGAAGCTCAAAAAGGgttcaataaaatatggagAGAACAAAACGAAAAGTACTATTTGAAATCCTTGGATCACCagtgtataaatttcaaacaaaatgaTGTCAAGGCGCTCAGATCGAAAAGTCTcttcaatgaaattgaaacacTTTACGATGAG AGGCATGAGCAAGCAGACGACAGTAATGCAGAGGCACAAGGGGGAGGTGGTCCACATATGGTGCTGGCATACAAAGACAAGTCCGTACTCGATGACGCAGCCAATCTCCTAATTCATCACGTGAAGAGACAGACAGCTATTCACAAGGAAGACAAGCAACAGATAAAGTTGCTTCTAAAGCACTTTATCCCTGacctattttttcatccacgaCAAGAACTGAGCGACGATGAGCGCGACGAAGATG ATGAAAAAGAGGACATAGACTCACCTGCGTGTAGCAGCTCTCATATATCGTCGTTGACGATAACATCTGGTGGTCTTCACGGGAGTAGAAACAAAGCAGTGGCTTCACCCAACTTTTCTTCTGCACACGTGAAAAGTGATCCAGATCTAAAACCTCCCTCCCATGCCTTATCCGCCGATCCCGAAGAGGCGTACACCCTGTTCATGGGCAGTAACAACTGGTACCTTTTTCTGAGGTTACATCAAATTCTGTGCGAGAGGTTAACAAAGATGTACGAAAGAGCGGTTGCCTTGGCTGAAGAAGAATCCAGATACAAACAACAACGAAAGGAGAGCACAGCGGTTGCATTGAGATTAAAACCAAAAA atgaaatagaaatagaGGATTATTATCCAGCGTTCTTGGACATGGTGAAGAATGTTTTAGATGGCAACATGGAAAGCACAGCGTACGAAGATACGCTACGTGAAATGTTCGGCATCCACGCGTATATTGCCTTTACTTTGGATAAGGTGGTCACATATGCT TTGCAGCATTTGGTTTCTGATCCAACGTGTCAGCAGTGCATGGAGTTATTCCAACGAGAACAAAGGCAGCCAAAGGAAAGTAGCGGAGCTGGTGGTTTGTGCGCCACTGCCTATCTGAGGCTAGGAGCAGAAACCGCCTACCAACGTAAAGCAGAGAGAGCTATGACTGATGagaattgtttcaaaatacataTT TACAAAAAAGACTGCAAAATAACAATGGAGCTGCTAGACACTGAAAGTGAAGACACGACGGAGGGCGGATGCAGGGACCGAGAGAGCGAAAGAGAACGGCAGAGAGAGGGTATAAGTTCGGCAGAAAAATGGTCGACCTACGTGGAGAGATACCCCGCTCCTCTTGGCCAGACAAGTCCAAAGGACATTCCTACCTCTGTAGACAACGACGCGGCAGCCAATCATCCTGTGAGTAGCGACCAGGCAGGAAGGGGGGGCAGGGGCAGAAAGCGCAAGAACGCTGATATTAACAAGAAG ATGGATGAAACTGGTTGGAGCTCGTTTGACAGACTTTTGGTAGGTCGCAAGCCCGTATTCCTCTACCGTAACGTCAGAGAGTGGCGAAAACGTGCATCAAGGATGGCTCGGTTGCCATCGTTGAATACCGTTCATTCTGACAAAACACCAGA AATAACGGCTACCGACAAAACAGTTGAAACTTCTTCTGGACTTTTGGAACGGCCGGCACCATTAAGAATGACTGAACCAAGTGACACTGGTGACATAATTAATACCGACAGTACGCAGTGCAGATTTAATCCGAACAGTTACCGGATGCTCTATGTTGCCAGCAAAGAGGCTTTCCTTTATAAGCCAAATTCCTTTACCAGAGCTAGACAG TGTCATCCGGCGGTGACGAAACACCTGAACTCTAAGTTTCATCAGTGGCTGGCAAGGTGGGCGACGCAAAATGTCGCAGACACGCAGCACCGTTTGTGCCAGGACTGGTTAATGGGTCGTTACGAAAATCTAATACCCCACAGGACACGAGTTGTTACTGATAACGATCAATCTCGTTCTCCTTATCGCCAGTACAATCGATATCGAATCGAACGATTGAAGTCTGATTCCTCAACGGAACAGTGTGCGTAG
- the LOC124179654 gene encoding paired amphipathic helix protein Sin3b isoform X3: MKRTRGVDEVASAAAAAALKHSSGGAGGGGIGGGGGLEVGENIDYRPNSGLAIGIGPGQPIRPITSKEMPGSIQFGAVQAQQQYPVAVVMPTPAPSSVKVHSGSTTPPTPTAPGSSLSGGAQQFQRLKVEDALHYLDQVKYKFNNQPQVYNDFLDIMKEFKSQSIDTPGVIKRVSNLFKGHPQLIVGFNTFLPPGYKIEVQADEQGYAFQVSVSMPSPTATHTPTLSHHCTGNVGSPPIASPPTQPAKAPSVLQIMQGSGSIHHAIGNNIPNNSLTVHAPSSPPVQSYNNSHISTAQAQAAVSQALSQAQDGTPNSGQTQQSQPVEFNHAINYVNKIKNRFQGQPEKYKRFLEILHTYQKEQRNLKESGHMVSGGGAAVGGGSGKHLTEAEVYSQVAKLFENQEDLLAEFGQFLPDATNQQSALSNKGGAVNDHSAIVKKPLGLKALYNSSGNIPREHRESGSLSGVERDNRDHRERDRERGVGARDLNSGQKFGHSTGQLKRSPSFSTSGTTGNSHHTQHGQPPSKKHKMATLRDVTFADAGKYGSLNDYAFFDKVRKALRSQEVYENFLRCLVLFNQEIVSKTELIQLVTPFLGRFPELLRWFKDFLGHSPDSSTSMSTTTGGLNVETLPNNVVRSHQDRPQGDLAMEIDYSTCKRLGASYCALPKSYVQPKCTGRTQLCKEVLNDTWVSFPTWSEDSTFVTSRKTQYEEFIYRCEDERFELDGVIETNAATIRVLEGVHKKMSRMSSEEIQKFRLDDCLGGCSPTIHQRALRRIYGDKAADIIDGLKKNPVVAVPVVLRRLKSKEEEWREAQKGFNKIWREQNEKYYLKSLDHQCINFKQNDVKALRSKSLFNEIETLYDERHEQADDSNAEAQGGGGPHMVLAYKDKSVLDDAANLLIHHVKRQTAIHKEDKQQIKLLLKHFIPDLFFHPRQELSDDERDEDDEKEDIDSPACSSSHISSLTITSGGLHGSRNKAVASPNFSSAHVKSDPDLKPPSHALSADPEEAYTLFMGSNNWYLFLRLHQILCERLTKMYERAVALAEEESRYKQQRKESTAVALRLKPKNEIEIEDYYPAFLDMVKNVLDGNMESTAYEDTLREMFGIHAYIAFTLDKVVTYAVRQLQHLVSDPTCQQCMELFQREQRQPKESSGAGGLCATAYLRLGAETAYQRKAERAMTDENCFKIHIYKKDCKITMELLDTESEDTTEGGCRDRESERERQREGISSAEKWSTYVERYPAPLGQTSPKDIPTSVDNDAAANHPVSSDQAGRGGRGRKRKNADINKKMDETGWSSFDRLLVGRKPVFLYRNVREWRKRASRMARLPSLNTVHSDKTPEITATDKTVETSSGLLERPAPLRMTEPSDTGDIINTDSTQCRFNPNSYRMLYVASKEAFLYKPNSFTRARQCHPAVTKHLNSKFHQWLARWATQNVADTQHRLCQDWLMGRYENLIPHRTRVVTDNDQSRSPYRQYNRYRIERLKSDSSTEQCA, encoded by the exons ATGAAACGTACTCGTGGGGTGGACGAGGTAGCatcggcagcagcagcagcagcgttGAAACATTCATCGGGAGGTGCAGGAGGAGGTGGCATAGGTGGTGGGGGCGGGTTAGAAGTCGGAGAGAACATAGACTACCGTCCTAACAGTGGTTTGGCCATTGGAATTGGGCCTGGTCAGCCAATTAGGCCGATAACTTCCAAGGAGATGCCAGGCAGCATCCAGTTTGGCGCCGTTCAGGCGCAACAGCAATACCCAGTAGCCGTAGTAATGCCTACTCCTGCCCCTTCCAGTGTAAAG GTGCATTCTGGTAGCACAACACCGCCTACGCCCACGGCTCCAGGGAGCAGCTTGAGCGGAGGGGCGCAACAGTTCCAAAGATTGAAGGTTGAAGATGCTCTGCATTACCTCGATCAAGTCAAATACAAGTTCAACAATCAACCGCAG GTGTACAATGACTTCTTGGATATCATGAAAGAGTTCAAGTCTCAGAGCATAGACACACCAGGTGTTATTAAGAGAGTCAGCAACCTTTTCAAGGGACATCCCCAGCTCATAGTTGGCTTCAATACGTTTTTACCACCTGGTTATAAAATAGAAGTACAAGCCGACGAACAGGGATACGCTTTCCAAGTATCGGTTAGTATGCCTAGTCCGACTGCTACGCATACCCCAACATTATCTCATCACTGCACAGGCAATGTTGGTTCACCACCCATTGCCAGTCCGCCTACTCAGCCGGCCAAGGCTCCATCCGTCCTTCAAATCATGCAAGG ATCTGGCAGCATACACCACGCCATTGGAAATAACATTCCAAACAATAGCTTAACCGTTCATGCTCCGTCATCACCGCCGGTCCAATCGTACAACAATTCGCACATAAGCACGGCTCAAGCCCAAGCTGCTGTCAGTCAAGCTTTGAGCCAGGCACAAGATGGTACACCGAATAGTGGTCAGACGCAGCAAAGTCAACCTGTGGAATTCAATCATGCCATCAATTACGTGAACAAGATTAAG AATCGATTCCAAGGTCAGCCTGAAAAGTATAAGCGATTTTTGGAGATTTTGCATACCTATCAAAAGGAACAACGCAACTTAAAAGAATCCGGTCATATGGTAAGTGGAGGAGGAGCAGCTGTCGGAGGAGGAAGTGGGAAACATTTAACAGAGGCAGAGGTCTACAGTCAAGTCGctaaactttttgaaaatcaagaaGATCTCCTCGCTGAGTTTGGACAATTTTTGCCTGATGCTACGAACCAACAAAGTGCCCTG AGTAACAAAGGTGGGGCGGTTAACGATCATTCGGCGATCGTTAAAAAACCCCTAGGATTGAAAGCGTTGTACAACAGTTCAGGGAACATACCTAGAGAACACAGAGAAAGCGGAAGCTTAAGCGGAGTAGAACGAGACAACAGAGATCATAGAGAGAGGGACCGGGAGAGAGGGGTGGGAGCCAGGGATTTGAATAGCGGTCAGAAGTTTGGTCATAGCACCGGTCAGCTGAAAAGAAGTCCGTCCTTTTCAACATCGGGAACCACTGGCAATTCGCATCACACTCAACACGGTCAGCCACCATCAAAAAAGCACAAAATGGCTACGCTGAGAGATGTGACATTCGCCGATGCTGGAAAATATGGAAGCCTTAACGATTATGCCTTTTTCGATAAA GTGCGGAAGGCCCTAAGATCGCAAGAAGTCTATGAGAATTTCTTACGCTGTTTGGTTCTGTTCAATCAAGAAATCGTGTCCAAGACAGAACTCATACAATTGGTAACACCGTTCTTGGGCAGATTCCCAGAACTATTGCGATGGTTTAAAGATTTCTTGGGTCACTCTCCGGACTCCTCAACTTCTATGTCCACTACAACCGGTGGTTTGAACGTCGAAACGCTTCCTAACAATGTCGTCAGAAGTCACCAAGACCGTCCCCAAGGAGATTTGGCTATGGAAATAGATTACTCCACTTGCAAACGGCTCGGCGCATCCTATTGTGCGTTACCTAAATCGTACGTTCAGCCTAAATGCACCGGTAGGACGCAATTGTGTAAAGAGGTGTTGAACGATACGTGGGTATCTTTCCCAACATGGTCTGAAGACAGTACCTTTGTTACTTCAAG AAAAACTCAGTATGAAGAGTTCATATACCGCTGTGAGGACGAACGGTTTGAACTGGACGGTGTTATAGAAACAAACGCAGCGACGATTCGAGTCCTGGAAGGTGTGCACAAGAAAATGAGTAGGATGAGCTCGGAGGAGATACAAAAGTTCAGATTAGATGATTGTCTGGGAGGCTGTTCGCCGACAATACACCAGAGAGCTCTGAGGAGGATATACGGTGACAAGGCTGCGGACATTATTGAcgggttgaagaaaaatcctgTTGTTGCGGTGCCGGTCGTCCTTAGGAGGCTTAAAAGCAAGGAGGAGGAATGGAGAGAAGCTCAAAAAGGgttcaataaaatatggagAGAACAAAACGAAAAGTACTATTTGAAATCCTTGGATCACCagtgtataaatttcaaacaaaatgaTGTCAAGGCGCTCAGATCGAAAAGTCTcttcaatgaaattgaaacacTTTACGATGAG AGGCATGAGCAAGCAGACGACAGTAATGCAGAGGCACAAGGGGGAGGTGGTCCACATATGGTGCTGGCATACAAAGACAAGTCCGTACTCGATGACGCAGCCAATCTCCTAATTCATCACGTGAAGAGACAGACAGCTATTCACAAGGAAGACAAGCAACAGATAAAGTTGCTTCTAAAGCACTTTATCCCTGacctattttttcatccacgaCAAGAACTGAGCGACGATGAGCGCGACGAAGATG ATGAAAAAGAGGACATAGACTCACCTGCGTGTAGCAGCTCTCATATATCGTCGTTGACGATAACATCTGGTGGTCTTCACGGGAGTAGAAACAAAGCAGTGGCTTCACCCAACTTTTCTTCTGCACACGTGAAAAGTGATCCAGATCTAAAACCTCCCTCCCATGCCTTATCCGCCGATCCCGAAGAGGCGTACACCCTGTTCATGGGCAGTAACAACTGGTACCTTTTTCTGAGGTTACATCAAATTCTGTGCGAGAGGTTAACAAAGATGTACGAAAGAGCGGTTGCCTTGGCTGAAGAAGAATCCAGATACAAACAACAACGAAAGGAGAGCACAGCGGTTGCATTGAGATTAAAACCAAAAA atgaaatagaaatagaGGATTATTATCCAGCGTTCTTGGACATGGTGAAGAATGTTTTAGATGGCAACATGGAAAGCACAGCGTACGAAGATACGCTACGTGAAATGTTCGGCATCCACGCGTATATTGCCTTTACTTTGGATAAGGTGGTCACATATGCTGTAAGACAA TTGCAGCATTTGGTTTCTGATCCAACGTGTCAGCAGTGCATGGAGTTATTCCAACGAGAACAAAGGCAGCCAAAGGAAAGTAGCGGAGCTGGTGGTTTGTGCGCCACTGCCTATCTGAGGCTAGGAGCAGAAACCGCCTACCAACGTAAAGCAGAGAGAGCTATGACTGATGagaattgtttcaaaatacataTT TACAAAAAAGACTGCAAAATAACAATGGAGCTGCTAGACACTGAAAGTGAAGACACGACGGAGGGCGGATGCAGGGACCGAGAGAGCGAAAGAGAACGGCAGAGAGAGGGTATAAGTTCGGCAGAAAAATGGTCGACCTACGTGGAGAGATACCCCGCTCCTCTTGGCCAGACAAGTCCAAAGGACATTCCTACCTCTGTAGACAACGACGCGGCAGCCAATCATCCTGTGAGTAGCGACCAGGCAGGAAGGGGGGGCAGGGGCAGAAAGCGCAAGAACGCTGATATTAACAAGAAG ATGGATGAAACTGGTTGGAGCTCGTTTGACAGACTTTTGGTAGGTCGCAAGCCCGTATTCCTCTACCGTAACGTCAGAGAGTGGCGAAAACGTGCATCAAGGATGGCTCGGTTGCCATCGTTGAATACCGTTCATTCTGACAAAACACCAGA AATAACGGCTACCGACAAAACAGTTGAAACTTCTTCTGGACTTTTGGAACGGCCGGCACCATTAAGAATGACTGAACCAAGTGACACTGGTGACATAATTAATACCGACAGTACGCAGTGCAGATTTAATCCGAACAGTTACCGGATGCTCTATGTTGCCAGCAAAGAGGCTTTCCTTTATAAGCCAAATTCCTTTACCAGAGCTAGACAG TGTCATCCGGCGGTGACGAAACACCTGAACTCTAAGTTTCATCAGTGGCTGGCAAGGTGGGCGACGCAAAATGTCGCAGACACGCAGCACCGTTTGTGCCAGGACTGGTTAATGGGTCGTTACGAAAATCTAATACCCCACAGGACACGAGTTGTTACTGATAACGATCAATCTCGTTCTCCTTATCGCCAGTACAATCGATATCGAATCGAACGATTGAAGTCTGATTCCTCAACGGAACAGTGTGCGTAG